The Ficedula albicollis isolate OC2 chromosome 23, FicAlb1.5, whole genome shotgun sequence sequence GAGTGCCGGGAGCCCGGGGGCTGCGGGatcccagggaggagcagggggataTGGGGGTTCCCTGGGATGAAGGAGGAGGGTGAGGGGCAGATGGGGTCACCTTGCACTGGATGGAGCGCGCTGGACTCGGTGGAAAGGGGTCCTGAGGAGAccctgagctgcacagagggAAGGACGTGGGGCACCGTGGTTGGGTGAAGGTGAGGGAATGGAGGCACCCCAGAGATCACCCTGCCCGGCCATGCCCTGgcatccctgtccccccaggacacagggctggCGAGCACCAGCCTGCGGACACTGAcggagaggctgcaggagctggcacagggcgTCCAGGGCCTGGTGcagggggagctgccagcaggagatGCCCCCCAGCCGCCTTCCCTCACCCTCCTGGCCCGAGTCATCGACCTGGTCGGGGCTGCCAAGGAACTCTTCTCCTGGCTCAACAGGTCTGGGGCAGGTGagggcacccctgggtgctgggtgccCCCGACTCTGGGGGCTCAACTCTATCTTCCCCCCAGGTACCTCTTCTCCACCCTGAATGACTTTTCGGCCAGCCGGGACatcatcctgctctgtgcccagctggcagagatgctgcaggcggtgagtgcccagggctggctgctctcctgccccctgagctctgccagctggagGTGGGGGGAgatggggtgcaggggggttccccccagctgggatggagccatCCCACCATGCTCATCCCCACGCCTTGTCCCCCAGGACCTTCCTGCGGCCGAGAGGAGCAGCGGGATCCTGCGGATTGTGAGTGCTGGCTGAGGAGGGGGTGGCAGGCCCGGGGGGCTGCCGGGGCCCCCCTCAcaccccgctgtcccccgcAGTGCCAGCACATCGTGGGCATCTGCCAGAGCATCGTGGGCTGCAGCCCCCCGGCGCTGCTGGACcgcagggctgtgctgcagcctgtggggctGGCGCTGCCCCCCTGCCCGCAGGGCAGCCCCCCGCtgtcccccagcaccccaacGCTGCCCCCTGGCCTGTGGCAGAGCCCCCCAACGTCCCCTGATGCGCCAACGCTGCCCCCCAGCCAATGGAGCAgccccccaggggggggggggggggggggggggggggggggggggggggggggggggggggggggggggggggggggggggggggggggggggggggggggggggggggggggggggggggggggggggggggggggggggggggggggggggggggggggggggggggggggggggggggggggggggggggggggggggggggggggggggggggggggggggggggggggggggggggggggggggggggggggggggggggggggggggccccccagcCAATGGAGCAGCCCCCCAGCATCCCCTGACACCCCAACACCGCCCTCTGATCTCCTGGGGAGGCCCCAGCCACCCCTCACTGCCCGACTGGTGAgtcccctccagcccagtgCCCCCCTCTGCCTCgggcccccagcccctgctcaaACCCCCATCCTGCCTCCCCCAGGGCTTTGAGATCAcctccaccagctcctgcctccactTCGTGTCTGCAGCCACCTCAGAGGTGAGCGAGGGGCTGccctccctgtcaccccctTTTATGCCCTGTGGGGACCCCCCATCCATGGGATCCCTAATCTGccctcccctggcccagggcaggggaagcagcTCACCCCATGagtgggcacagcctgggcacagagagcccCCTCTGCACCCCAATCCCACCAGCAGCTCGGGTGGGTGCTGTGCAAAGTTAATGCTCAACCCCCCTGGTTCTTCCTGGCTGGGAGTGGGATCCTGAGTGGGATCAGcttggggagggagggagagagagaatcCAGGACTGTCCCCCACCTCTGCCCAGGCCCTGGCTGCCCATGGGGGCCACATCCTGCCCGGAGATGAGATCGTGCAGGTCAACGAGCAGGTGGTGGTGAGtcaggggcagaggggctcGAGGGGGCTGCTGGATTGGGAGGGAGGACATGGACAggaagctgcagggctgggagggcttggggagagctggggctgtggtgggGGGATGTAGGAGTCACGAGCAGCAAAAACAGGAGCCATGGCTGGGAAAGGTCTGGGGGACACAGGAGCCATTGCCAGGATGATTTGGGGCATGTGGGATCTGTGgctggggtgggtttggggcaTGTGGGATCTGTGGCTGGGGCGGGTTtgggggatgtggggctgcGGCAGTGGCCCACAGCTCACCCAGGATTTGCAGGTGGGTTGGACACCTGCCAACCTGGCgaggaagctgctggagaaggggaaCAGGGTGACTTTGGTGCTGAAAAAGGTTCCCCTCGACCTGCCTGGCTCACCCCCCTCTCCCACTCAGCAGGTGAGTGattccagtgctcccagtgctgcactgggctgtgctgggaaccaggcagagatgctcagagctgggcatCTCCATCACCCTGGAGATCCCTAAAGCTCTGGGGTTCatggtgggatggggctggcacTGACACTCCATCACAGCCCCCAGGAGCATTTTTGGATGCTGCATATTCCCCTGGCACCAGGCGTGGTGAGAGCCCGGGCAGCCCTGTGTCCTTGAcctccaggtgagccccatCCTGacaccccagcacccccagtCTGGCCAGCAAGTTTGGCCCCAGTTTGGGTGCATCCAGGGCCCTGTTTAGGGGGGAAggtgccagcagtgcagcagctgcctgtgagcAGCCCAGGAAGCTGCCAGGACTCTAAGGAATGACAAAAAGGAGGGGTTTTGTAATTCATTCACTTGGTAACGTTTTAGTGGGGTTGGAACTATATTTAGCCATGACCCTTCTCCCGTCCCGGAATGGAAAGGCGTGCGGACAGCCAGCGGCAGGAGCCGGGCTGGGGAGGCCGGTGGGactgagctggagctctgccaccacgtcccttccagccccattGCCGGGGCAGGGAGTGCCCCAGCCCGAGGTTGGTCAGGGACCCCGGGAGGTTTGCGGCTCAGGGGTCCCGTTTCCTCCCAGCATTGCGGCCGACTTGGACTCGGGAGCAGACTCTGCCCCGGATCCCATCACTGACgaggagcaggaagaggacGAGCGGGATCTGAGGCTGCCcggggctgtcccagctgtggaggagctgccaggactgTCTGAACAGGGTAGGATGGGAGCAGAGGGTGTCTGGGATGGAGCAGTTCCCCCCAgaacaggaggctgcagccctgctcgctgctcacaggtgctgctgcagaggaggtgTGGGACAGTGGCACCCCCCTGGACACCCCCCTGGACACCCCCCCGAGCACCCCTGCTGTCACTGAAccctgtgccacagagctgagccccaggacagcccccaccacgggggctgggggagcagagcccagccagctccctggggaggtGAGACTGGGAGGGATACACTCAAGGGAGTGTCCCCTCTGAGCCCCTGCTGTGGGTGTATGAACTGGGGGTCCCTCCGGGGTCCCCAagggctgtggtgctgctggggaggctcagCAAACACTGCCCTGCCTCACCCCCTGCACTGTCACTAAAATCTCATCTccatctccctgcccagggcagcccccgCACGGAACGACAGAAAggtgagcagagccctgccaggctgggctggatggggctgggggctgtcccaggggggctctgctccccctcccctgccctgccctgggctgtcccaggggggctctgctccccctgccctgccctgacaccccagccctgctgtggagcaggagtGGCGACCAGGCTGAGTCGCCGGCGGGTCTCGTGCCGGGACCTGGGCCGGGTGGACTGCGATGGGTGGCTGCTGAAGAAGAAGGACCACGTGGGGTTCATGGCCCAGAAGTGGAAGCGGTGCTGGCTGGTGCTCAAGGGCCACACGCTCTACTGGTACAACCACCCCAATGTGAGTGGGGCactgggtgtccctgcctgggcagctggggTTTCCTGGGGTGCTGCAGACACGGCTGTTCCTGACCCCGCAGGATGAGAGGGCTGCAGGACTCATCAACGTGGCCACCTACAGCCTGGAGAGCACCAGGgagcagaagaagaaatagtGAGTGGGCTCTtctggggggagaggggggatGCTGTGCCAAGGCCACGTGCTGGGAGCCACCTGCACGTCCCTCCCCATGGGGCTGATGAGAtccccacagggctgctggggtTTCCATGGGGCTGATGAGATCCCCACAGGGCTGGCACCTTGCAATACTGTGCCCACactctgtgcaagccctgcaCTGTGTTACTGGTACCTGGGATGAGGCTGAGGACCAGAGCTGTGTTGGGATGGGGGGTCTGTGGTGGCTGGAGGGGGCTCGGGGCTGGCCCTGTGtcaccacagcagcacaggcagccaccCTCTTGTCCTCAGtgtgttccagctgtgccaccagaCGTACAAGCcctttgtttttgctgctgaaacCTTGGCTGACCTGAGCATGTGAGTAATGGAGCCAATGGTCAGCACTGGCCCCACCACCCCGGGCTGGCCAGGACCCTCGtctgtcccttccctccccaggtgGGTCAGTCGCCTGGTAGCAGCCAAAACAAAGTACACCCTGGCCCACCAGGCAGTGCCAGACAAGGAAGAAGGTAATGAAGCTCtcagggtgggagctggggtCGGTGGGAGGGGTCCCCATGGGTAGTGGTGCCTGGTGCCACAGCCCTGGCGTGGGACCGCTGGGAGCTTGGCCCATTTTTGGGGGGAACGTGCCAAACGCTCCGAGAGGCGGCTGGGATGATTCTCAGCCCTCGGAGGGAATTTGTGTCTTCTCCCATGGCCTCCAGACTGCTACAGTGAGACAGAAGCTGAGGACCCTGATGATGAGTCCCCCAGGCATGGATCTGACTCGGTGAGTGGCCCTgggggacaccttggggacagagggacaacGTTCCTTGTctcacctcctgctccatctcTCCCTCAGCCAAGGAAGAGGCTGCAGAACACCCCAGAGAAggctcagctctccccagccagcagtgcagccagcagcccccagggcagcccccgGCCCTGCTCCCCCATGGGTAGGTGCCTGGGGGGACATCTGAGCCCCTGTCACTTTGTGtccctccctttctcctctgGGTGTGCTGTAACTCAAGTTGGGGTGAGTGTTTGAGTGTGAACCATCTCAGGATGAAAGAAAAGTGGAGAGGGATTTGTTATGAGGGCACAGAGTAacagggcaagggggaatggattTAAGCTAAGAAGAGTAGGTTTAGACTGGACATTTGAAGGATGATCTTCCCTGTGTGCAgcgaggccctggcacagggtgcccacagaagctgtggctgcccctggatccctgcaagtatcccaggccaggctggagcaacctgggagatagtgggaggtgtctgTGCCCATGtcagggggtggaacaagatgacctgaagatcctttccaacccaaaccaccccatGACCCCACGCCTTTGAGGCAGAGCCATGCACGGGGGAGCCCTGTAGGGTCTCAGGGCTATGCCCTcctgccccagtgccccctCTCCCCTTGGCCAGAGCCCGCGCCCTGTGGGGTCTCAGGGCTATGCCCTcctgccccagtgccccctCTCTCCTTGGCCAGAGCCCGCAGGGGAGGATCTGGAGAGCctgatgctgtgcctgaggCAGGGCGGGGTGTCCCTGACGGGGCAGCGGCGCTTCCTGACGCAGGAGCAGTGCCGCAAATCCTTCCTGCGGCGCAGCAAGAACCCGCACGTCAACGAGAGGGTGCACGCCGTGCGGGCCCTGCAGAGCACGCTCAAGGTgggaccccacagccccccaaccctcccagtgccccctgCCCGTGGGTGTTCCCCTCGGGGGGGCTTTCTGACCTCCAGTGCTCGGAGGCACCAAACTCCGCAGCTCTCAGGCTCCTACTTTGTCAGGTAATCTAAATGAGCAAAGTGTCTGATAGTTAAAAAGGTCACTTATTAGAAAGCACATCAGGCAAGCAgacaagcaatggcaaaaagcaatggctATTAGAAAGCACATCAGGCAAGCAgacaagcaatggcaaaaagcagtgGCAAAGCAGCTAGCAATAAGCAAGTGGCTaaaaagcaacaactctcccTAATACATAGtcttatataggattttatTTGCAAGCTAAGACAAGCtcggaccaccactccttaacctattagaattctagtttcttagcacactGGCTTACATATAGAACTATTCATACCATCTATCTAAGAAATGCCAGCAATATTCCTACTATAGCTCTGTTAcgtctaagcactgtctacaaccatggtcctggagcctctactgaagataCAGTATGcttcaaccttcactagaactcgcactgctgctgtggcatttgaaacctttcacttactgaAAGCATTAcaactcaccctaaaacttattcaatccctgcactctgatttctctctgaagaattcagagagccccctgactcactgactccaacacccCCCAAAACGTGCAGGCGAAGCTGGTGGAGCTGcaggccctggagcagctgctgggcgAGGCCGTGCTCACCTCGGACACCTTCAGGCGCTGGAAggaggagcaccaggagctgtaCCAGGAGCTGcgggagggctgggcagggcagcagggccagggcgatgctggagagcagcacagcccccgGGAAGAGGCAGCTGAGCCCTGACATCCTGCCCACAGGACTTGGAGCGTGGTGGGTGCTCCGTGCCAGGGGGGCCTGCGCACATTTTGGAAGGCTCAGCCCCCAAAGGGGCCATCCCGCAGGGAAAGTGGCTTCTGTGATAGTCTTAATTTTTCCTAGTTTGCCTTGCCTTGGCTGCAGGTTGGCAAGGGGGGGATTTTCGGTCCCCGCTGTGGTGCGGCCCGGGCGCGGGCTCTTCTGCTGTAAATAAATGTCTTGACAAGGCCTGGTCGTGCCGTGGTTTTTCTTGGCGCTGAAATCATcaaatcatggaattgtttaggctggaagagacccGGCACTGCCGCCTTCACCACTAAACCGCggccccaagtgccacatccacatgtttttggacactcccagggatggtgactcaaccactgccctgggcagcctgtgccagtgcttgacaaccttTTCCATtgagaaattcctcctgacGTCCAACCTCatcctcccctggtgcagcctgaGGCCGTTTGCTCTTGTCCCATCGTTCCTCCTGCCAGGGAATTGTGGAAATCGAGACGATTCCCCCGATCTCCCTTTGCCCCGGGCTGAGCCCCCTCAGCGCCCGCCCTACGGGTGCCGCCCGCGGCCAGTCTTCCTCCGCCAGAGCCCGCGCGGTGGGGGCGGGGACAGCGTTCAGGCGGGCCAATGAGGTACAGGTGAGGGCGTGGTTAAGGAGTTTGATTGGTTGATATGCTGACAAGCCACgccccctggggggggggggggggggggggggggggggggggggggggggggggggggggggggggggggggggggggggggggggggggggggggggggggggggggggggggggggggggggggggggggggggggggggggggggggggggggggggggggggggggggggggggggggggggggggggggggggggggggggggggggggggggggggggggggggggggggggggggggggggggggggggggggggggggggggggggggggggggggggggggggggggggggggggggggggggggggggggggggggggggggggggggggggggggggggggggggggggggggggggggggggggggggggggggggggggggggggggggggggggggggggggggggggggggggggggggggggggggggggggggggggggggggggcaccgcGCCCCGGCCCCTCCAACCCTTCAGGGAGcgctccctcagctcctcatGGCCTCCCCCCTCAGGGACCGGGCCCGCAGCACCGACACCTCCGCCCCCGCCGCCTTTGGGTCAGGTGTGATGGACGGAGCCCCCAGACCCTCAGGATCTGTCCCCTCACGCCACCGGGACCTCCAGCCCGTCAGAAATTCACCTAAAATTTGCCATATCTGCCTAAATTAACTATTCTTAAGTTAACCATAATAAGTACTACATTTATGTAGAAgtgtttcatttctttgctgactgaaatgctgtttctgGTTTATTATCCTGTTGTATTCCCGGGTTGTAACATCTGTGTATATGAATGTTTTCTAGGAATTAATGTCTTCCCTAAGCTCTTTGAATCAGTTTACCAAAAATCTGTGACAGCTGCTGGTTGAGGATTGAGTATGGGTTTGCAGAGACTTTGAATTTCCACTGTGTGGATGCAAATTGCACGTGCATTATTAGAGACGGGAAATTCACTGCCTGAAGCACTCAGAGAAATAGATAAATTAACCCAAAACACTGGGCAGATAAAGATTGCTACTCATGGCTCAGAAAGGCTGATTTTTTGAAGGACTTTTTTCCTCGTGTAGTTGCTCAGTGACCTCTACAGAGGGCAGAAATGATCTGGTTGAGAGTTAAgacttttaaagagaaatttttagCCTCTGTAGACACAGATTCAGTGTGCAGGTACTGTGGTGACAGATGCTCTATAAATAGCTGCCTTGGGGATAACAGCTGAAGGGTGCTGCTCAATACCTGGAGAACGGTGCAAACAGGAATTCTCCTTTCTCAGGCATTAAGAAAacctacaattttttttttctcttaagtaTTGCTGCAGGGAAAACAGATATTATTGGGAGAAGAAGCTAATTAAATACTAAATGCTGTGTTGCTCTGATGGATAGCTGCTGTGTGCTTGGTTAGTGGGAACAGGGTGTGGATTAGACTCACTTAAAATAAggtttttattcatttatcCAGTTCTCTAGGTAGATGAGATGGCTGCTCCTGAGAAAGAtccagagctgaggctgctgcagaagaaTCCACTGGGTAAGGACAGTCCTTTCAGTCCTTTctccaaagccctgctgctgtcgGATCCTGTTTCAGTTTCTCTGAGGAGACACGTGGCCCTCAGAGGATCCTCTACCAGAAGCTTTTTGTTCAAAAAACTCTTATTTTCTACCCTtgcctgcttttccagcaaTGATTTGATAAGGAATTTCTCCCTTAATCTGGTAGCTGATGGATCTGGGAGAGTCCTTTAGAGTTAATGCAAAAATACCTCTTTAACTTGCCCagttttgctgtgctgctgctctttttaGTCAGAGCACCAGCTGGGTGTAATGTGACCAAACTAATCAATGGGAATATAATTTACAGCTTCTACATTCTCACTTCTCCACCAAGATTGTTTTTCAGTCTCCTGGTGATATTATTTTACTTCCCTGTGCTTCCTGCCATCtccttttgcaaaaaaaaaaattaacaggaaCACGAGGAGCAGGGCAAGGGCCAGTCTGGGGTTTGGAAGCACTGGTAATTACATATAGCTTAATTAAAGCATAAATATCCCTGTTTTTGCTCTCCAGACCCCAACAGCTGTCAGAAGAGCAGGTTTTTGGAGACTGAGTGGAAGACAGCGATGCTGGCTGTGAAGTCCCAGGGCCACCTGAGCCGCTGCCCCAGCGTGGCCGAGAGTGGGGATGGGGGCATCGGCACCTCCTGCTCGGACAGCACCGAAGGTGAGGGGCacacctgcagggcacagcctgtCAGAATGCCTGAAACTGTTTCAAATCCGGATGTCTGGGATGTAACCGAGTGAGGAGGGGGCTGGCTGTTTCTCTCAGCTTGGTTATTGCTTCACTGCAGTGCTTTTAACTGACTCAAAGCCACCTTGGTGGCTTGCTGGTTCTTGTTGTCCAGTAGGTTGTATCAGCAAGTCCGTTGTgtgactttaatttttttttttcagggaagagTGTATAGGCGCCTTTGTGCAGAAGTGTTTGGCTCTGCAGTGTCAGAGCTGAGAACTCTGCAGCCTGGCCTTCAGCTGAGGCACAATGGGAAATTTCTGGTCCTAGCAATCCTTTCTTATCTTCATTGATTGTCTTTTCAGTAATGAGGGACTTTATGGTGTTCCTTAAAACACTTCACACATCTTTGTTTTCCAGGGAGCCTTTGGAACAAGTTATAGATCTTAATAATGTGCCAGGGAAATGGAGGCTTTAGCAGGCCTGGCTGTTGGAAATATTACACTGGCCCATGTTAAAGTGTTCCATCAGGCCTGTCTCAGGATAATAAAACACCCATTTGGCAGTGGGGGCAGAAAAGGTGATTTCCCTTTGGGAAATGGCTCTTGTGATGAGCACTGGTGATGTCACAGCCCTGTTGTAAGAGCCGAGGGtgacctgcagccctggctgctgctgaggcacaCTGAGCTCAGTACTTTAATCAGAAATGTTGTTGTGAGGACCCTCAGCACACCCAAGGAACTGGTTGCAGCACCCACACGTGACGTGCTGGTCAGGGAACCCGCGTTCCTGGCAGTGACACCAGGGGATAAATTTAGGGGCTGTAAAAGGAAATGGTGCTGTCCCTTCTCTTTGCCAAGGTGAACGTGCTCACAGCTGCCCAGTAGCATGGTGTTCTCTGGAgtccccaggcacagcaagCACTGGCTGAGAGATTTTCTGCCCTCACTGCTCATTTTTGATGAAAGGATTGAGTGCCTTTATTGTGACAGTTCTCCTGTAGCGTGGTTTTGGTCTTTGCAGAGTCTGATTTGGGCTGTATTCGAACTGTAGTGTTTATTCATTGTTGTAGCAGTGCTTGGAGGGTACAAACACGTGGGAGGGTGACTTGTTGGAGCATCACATGGGGATGGGCCTTTGGCCAAAGCCATGAGGAAATCAAGTGTTCCTGGGAGAAACCTGGAATTTCTGCAACACAGAACGTCTCAGAACAAGGAGTGGGAACAGGCAGTTTGCTGTTTGCCTTTCTCGGCCCTGGCTGTTGCTGTATTGAAATCTGAGAGTTGCTAAGAATAACCCTGAGTTCCCTGCAGCCAGGTTTGGTGCCCTGCTGGCAGGACAGGAGCCCTGTCTCACTTCCTGTGGCCGTAGGTGAGAGCCATTGCTGCAGCTCTAGGACAGGCTCTGCCGTGGTGTCCTGAGGAGCTGCAAGGGCAGATCCTGGGGGTCAGCCATGCTGGAGGCTCACCATGGCCTCAGGGAAGGCTGCTGTTAGCTCTGCTCAAGCTTCGGAGTCGCTGAGCTGCGGGACGGGCAGAGCAGGATCACGGGCTCAGTGTTCAGCTCAGTAAGTCTCAGCCTCTTTATTCAGTATCAAGGACTTGGTTTCTAAACCTAGAGGAAGATAATATTATTGATTCCAGGTTATACTagaacagtttaaaaacaaGGATTAAAAATATGGATTAAATTTGGGTCCTTCCTTTGGTAGGAAAAGGTCAGCAGGTTCCTGAAACCTGTAGTGAGGGGGAACACAGGTGAGCCTGagtcatgctgctgctgcttaggAGGGTGTGCTCAGTGGGAAAGGAACTGGTTTTAAAATCACTTTGGAAAGCTCACTGGATGATTGTATTTTCAGGACTGTAATTAAGAATATCACTCTTCTTCTTCCCCCTAGACTTCTGCAATTCCAGTAGCAGTTCCTCATTCCATCCCATCAAAACCCAGGTGACCATTCCAACAGCCCACGTTATGCCTTCCACGCTGGGAGCCTCTCCCTCcaagctgtgccctgcaggggagcagggctctgcaaaGCCTGCCGTGCCAGCCTCTGCCCCTGAGCGCCCAGGGCTCACCAGGAACGGGGATTTCAGCACTGGGAAGTCCTCCCAGGTGCCCCCCAGGGAcctcctgcacctctgcagggctccagggcAGAACTCCTGTGAGCACTCCTGGCCTCCTGCTGCTGATCACAGGACAGAAGACGCCTGGAAGTTTGACACCCCTGCCATCGAGCAGACCCTGAACCAGTCTCTGTTTCTGGACAGTCTGTGCACTGACCCTCTGCACAGGTGCCAGAAGTTCACCCCAAGCTctgaggcagggaaggagcattACAAGGTGCTGCCAGAGAGCAAACAGGGGGTCAACGGAGCCAGCGAGCCCCGGGATGGGACGTGGCCCAGGGGGAGCAGGCTGATGCCAGCAGGACTCCAGGCCAACAATTTCTATTCCAAACCTGTAGTAGCTCCCCCAGCCCAAATGTGGATGCAGGAAGGCTGCACACTGCACCCCCACCAGGGAGTCTGTGAGCTCAGTGcctggaaacagcagctggacaaagtgaggctgcaggtggagcagATGCAGGTAGGCAGCTGTGACTGTGTGAATTTGAAACCTTTTCCTGTCTCTGTAGTCAGGAATTGTTGTCCCAGACTAAGGAGCTGGGGGAAAATGTCTCATGCTTCTCCCTGAGTGACACCAAAGTCTCCTAATGGTCTGTTTTTACAGCCTGTGGTGTCACAGGTATCGTTTGACAcgctgtgtgtgcagagcagccctgggttcTGTTACAGGGCTGCACCACCTGCCACATCCAGAGCTGAAATGGTGCAAACTACCAAGAAAAGCATGCCAAGAGGTTTAAACCGTGTCTAGAATAGTTTTATTCTGTAGCTAGGATTTTTGGAAAgacttttttgaaaaaaatgcatgaaactAACTGCAGTTTATTAGGTGGAAACAATTTGTTTACCACCTCCCACCAGCTGTACCCTAATGGAGACAAATTGTTTCCAGCGAGCTAGCACAGTGatctaaaattatttgttaATCTCCAGTTGTGCTTGGGCAAAGTTTCTTGTTCTTGGACATCAACAAAGACTGAAATAGCGGTGCCCTGGCATGCAGATGAGCACACAGTGTGCAAAATAGCTCCAGCAGTGTTGCAATTGCCCCTGTGGGGCACAGACCTTCCCTCCTTGTTCTGTCTCCTCTTGCAGTTACAAAATGGAGGCACCTGCCCCCATTCCTCCATGtactccccatccctgcctgcacctGACCCAGCTCAGTGGATCAATATCCTGAACTCCAATGAAAACCTGCTCAAGGAGAAAGAGCTCCTCATTGACAGGTGAGGCTTTGGTACTGCCACGTGGTTTAAAGACTCCAGTCCATTTCTGTTTGGAAAGTACTGAGGAAGGCTCATTTCTCAGAGTCCCTTTTGTTGATGTTGTTTTGTTGCAAAGAACAATATAAAACCTTAGAGAACAACCTGAGCTCTTCTCTCCTTCTTGGAATTAGGATGATTATCCTGAAGGGctcaaataaattaattttagttctggttttctgtgttttataaGGGATGAAGATATCTGTTCACGTCATGATTATTTGGAATGTCAGAATGTCTGCCTCTTTTGCTTAAGGATTTCTGGGAGCTCTATGAgacctttattttaaattaggtTTTTCTGACTTTGGTCTGGCAAACAATATTTATCTAAGGCTAGTGGTGCACAAGCTTTTTGAAAAAGTAAGTTCTAATTAAAAGTATCTTCACCATCTGGACTGtaaatactttttccttttgaatcaTCTGTTCATTTCACTCCTAAGCTCCAGAGTCAAGC is a genomic window containing:
- the CNKSR1 gene encoding connector enhancer of kinase suppressor of ras 1, which encodes MEPVRRWGPAQAAAWLRGLDAALQGYPFEAWGLSGPELLGLDAQALEALGVRPVGHQELLLEATEQLRNLDTGLASTSLRTLTERLQELAQGVQGLVQGELPAGDAPQPPSLTLLARVIDLVGAAKELFSWLNRYLFSTLNDFSASRDIILLCAQLAEMLQADLPAAERSSGILRICQHIVGICQSIVGCSPPALLDRRAVLQPVGLALPPCPQGSPPLSPSTPTLPPGLWQSPPTSPDAPTLPPSQWSRGPPSQWSSPPASPDTPTPPSDLLGRPQPPLTARLGFEITSTSSCLHFVSAATSEALAAHGGHILPGDEIVQVNEQVVVGWTPANLARKLLEKGNRVTLVLKKVPLDLPGSPPSPTQQPPGAFLDAAYSPGTRRGESPGSPVSLTSSIAADLDSGADSAPDPITDEEQEEDERDLRLPGAVPAVEELPGLSEQGAAAEEVWDSGTPLDTPLDTPPSTPAPSQLPGEGSPRTERQKGVATRLSRRRVSCRDLGRVDCDGWLLKKKDHVGFMAQKWKRCWLVLKGHTLYWYNHPNDERAAGLINVATYSLESTREQKKKYVFQLCHQTYKPFVFAAETLADLSMWVSRLVAAKTKYTLAHQAVPDKEEDCYSETEAEDPDDESPRHGSDSPRKRLQNTPEKAQLSPASSAASSPQGSPRPCSPMEPAGEDLESLMLCLRQGGVSLTGQRRFLTQEQCRKSFLRRSKNPHVNERVHAVRALQSTLKAKLVELQALEQLLGEAVLTSDTFRRWKEEHQELYQELREGWAGQQGQGDAGEQHSPREEAAEP